The stretch of DNA TGCCTCGGAAATCATCCTTAAGGCCGCCTGGAGCTGCTCGCCGCAGTCGCAGCGATGGGAGCCAAAGACATCTCCCGTGAGGCACTGGGAGTGTAGCCGCACCAGCACCGGGCGCTCGATGTCAATCTCTCCTCGTATGAGAGCCAGGTGCGTCTGGTCGTGAATCGTATTCTTGTAGGCCACCGCATTGAAGTCCCCTAAATCCGTGGGGATGGTGGTCCGGGCGGCGACCGAAACGAATGACTCGGTGCGCATCCGGTAGGCGATAAGGTCCTTGACGGAGCACATTTTGAGGTCGTGCTCCTCGGCGAAGCGCTCCAGCTCGGGAACGCGGGCCATGGTCCCGTCTTCGTTTAGAATTTCACAGATAACCCCTGCCGGAAAGAGGCCCGCCAGGCGAGCCAGATCAACGGCCCCTTCGGTGTGGCCGGATCTAACGAGGACCCCTCCATTTCTGGCCCTGAGGGGGAAGACGTGGCCCGGCCTGGTGAGGTCCTGGGGGCTCGCGCCCAAATCAATGGCCGTGAGGATTGTCCGGTACCGGTCGTAGGCGGAAATACCTGTAGTGACTCCTTCGCGCGCGCTGATCGATACGGTGAAAGCCGTGTGGAAGTGAGCGCTGTTATCATCGACCATCTGAGGCAGCTTGAGCTCCTCGACCCGCCCGGGAGTTAGGGCAAGGCATATGAGGCCGCCACCGTTTTTAATCGCGAAATTTATGGCATCCGGGGTGACCTTCTCGGCAGCGATCACCAGGTCACCCTCATTTTCCCGGTCTTCGTCGTCAACGAGAATAATAATCTTGCCCAAGCGGATATCCTCGAGGATTTCCTCGATGGGACGAAATGACATGAAGCACACCTCCCTTATTCAGCGAAACCGTGCTGGACTAGAAAATCCTTCGTGATGCCAGTAGAGCCCGAGACCTCATCACTGAAACGCTCGGCGACGAAGCGCTCGACGTACTTACCAATGATGTCTGCTTCTATGTTGACGGCCTTCCCCACCTTGGCCGCTCCGAGAGTTGTGACCTCCTCAGTATGGGGGATGAGGGCCACGCTGAAACTGCTCTCTGTATGGGCCGCTACCGTGAGGCTAACGCCGTCCACAGCCACCGAGCCCTTAGGCACGATGTAGCGCATCACCTCTTGCGGGGCCTCAATGGTCACCCAGAGGGAGTTGGCCTCGGGCCGGATATCAGAGATCACCCCTACGCCGTCGATGTGGGCGGTCACGAGGTGGCCCCCAAGGCGGGCCCCAAGGCGCATGGGCAGCTCCAGATTGCACCTGCCGCCGACCTTCTTGTAGCCCAAGGTGGTGCGGCGAAGCGTCTCGGCGGAGAGGTCGAGCGCGACGTTGGTCTCGCTAACCTCCACCGCCGTCAGGCAGACTCCATCGACGGCCAGGCTTTGGCCGACTTCCAGCTCCTTCGCCAAAACCCCAGTGCTTACGACAAACCGCACGCCGTCATCGCGGCGAGTAATCGCCTCGATGGCGCCCTGCTCTTCAATCAGCCCGGTGAACATCGTCCTCCTCGCTCAGCGCCGCTTCACCACCGATGCCTCGACGTGGAGGTCGCCCTCCACCTCCTCAATGCGCAGGTCCTTTAGGCGCCAGGCCTCTTTTATGGATCCCGCCCCGAGGCCGTCCAGGAGTGTCGGGGCTTCCCGCCCTCCAATTAGCATCGGTGCGATAACGACGTGCAATCGGTCTACTAGGCCCGCCTCTAACATCGAGGCGTTTAGCTGGCCCCCGCCCTCGAGCAGGAGGTTTAAGACCTCTCTTTCGGCGAGCTTCTCCATGAGGGCAGGCATGTCGACGCGCCCATCCCGCTCGGGCAGGACGAGGACTTCGCGGCCCAAGGCCTCGACGGCTTCCCTGCGCTCCATGGGCGCCTTGGCTGTGGTTGCCACAAGGGTCTTCACCTCCGGCCGCTCGGTCAATAGGCGGCTGGTCGGAGGGATTCGCAAAGCGCTGTCCACCACAACTCTGAGTGGATTGCGCACATCGCCCTCGAGAAGCCGGACGGTCAGCTCGGGGTCGTCCCGGACCACAGTTTCCGCTCCCACCATGACGGCGTCGACTTCGTTTCGTAGCGCGTGGGTCCGCCGACGGGAAGCCTCGGTGGAAATCCAACGGCTATCTCCCCGGTAGGTCGCAATCTTGCCGTCGAGGCTCACGGCCGCCTTCAGAATAACGAAGGGCCGCCGCTCCGTCATCCAAGTGACGTACGCCTCGTTGAGGCGACGACACTCCTCCTCAAGGATGCCCGCCTCCACGGGAACCCCTGCGTCCACCAAGCTTCTTACGCCCCGGCCCGCAACCTGGGGGTTGACATCGCGCGTTCCGATAATCACCCGAGCGACCCCCGCCTCCAAGATGGCGTCTACACACGGAGGGGTACGGCCGTACTGGACGCAGGGCTCCAGCGTCACGTAAAGGGTCGCCCCGGCCGCATCCGACCCCGCGGCACTGAGCGCATTCGCCTCGGCATGGGGCTCGCCGGCCCGCGCGTGAAAGCCCTCGCCCACGATCCGGCCTTCCTTGAGGAGAAGGGCCCCCACCATGGGGTTGGGGCTCGTTCGCCCCCGCCCTCTCTGGGCCAGCTCAAGGGCCCGGCGCATCCACTTTTCGTGTTCCTCGCGCATCATAAAAAATCCCCGACGCCGCTGGGGCGTTGGGGTGGCAGACAACACAACGCACACCGGTCAGCAGCGTCTCCCTCTGGACCGGCTCCGGTCACCTGCCACCTTCTCCCATCCCGACTCTCACGGTCGGCTCCGGAATTCCACCGGATCAACCCCGCTGGGAGTTAGCGGGGGTCGCGGGCTCTTGCCGCCGGTAGGGAATTTCGCCCTGCCCCGAAGGTGGTGTCTTATCCCTATGTTTACTACTTCTCTAGAATCAATATATCCTGATATCTATTGTTTTGTCAAGGGAGTTGCTTTGGCTAAGGACCTGAAAACAGTGGAACTTATCTGCCTTCGGCCTCACGACGGTCAATCTCAAGCGCCTTGGCGATCACCTCGACGGCGCCCTCTGTCATCTCAAGCCCCTCGAGCTGCTCGATCTCGAACCAGCGGGCCTCATCCACATCCGAGGCCCCAAGCGGCTCGTCCGGAAGCGCCGTGCAGAGGTAATCGACCAGAATGTAGTGGTAGCGAACCCGCTCGGCGTCGTCGTAGATGACGCGGTCCACCACCTCGACAAGAGGACCCACCTCCACAGTAAGGCCCGTCTCCTCGCGGATCTCCCTTTGGAGAGCTTCGCCAAGGGACTCGCCCACCTCCACAAGGCCCCCCGGGAAGCTCCAGCGCCCTTGAGCGGGCTCGCGGCCACGCTTCACCAGGAGAACCCGGCGTCGGCCCTGGTCGAAAATAATGGCCCCGACGCCAACCATGGGGTGTGCGGGATATTCGCGGCTCAATATATTTCCCAAGAAACGCCGAAAGCCGCCCCGTTAGAGGGCGGTGGCACGGCTCATGGATGAATGGCGTGCTTCTTCTCGTCCGAGGCGCTCAGCGGGAAGCCTTGATGGCCGCCTGGGCGGCCGCCAGGCGGGCGACGGGAATACGGTATGGGGAGCAAGAGACATAATTTAGCCCCACCTTATGGCAAAACTCAATGCTGGCAGGCTCGCCACCATGCTCTCCGCAGATGCCTATCTTGAGGTCCGGCCGGGCCGAGCGACCCCGCCTGACCCCAATCTCTATCATCTCTCCGACCCCTTCGACATCAATGGTCGAAAACGGGTCGGCCTCGAGGATGCCCTGCTCCACGTAGAAGGGGAGGAACTTCCCGATGTCGTCCCGGCTGTAGCCGAACATCATCTGGGTCATGTCATTGGTGCCGAAAGAGAAAAAATCGGCGTACTCGGCGATTTTGTCGGCGATCAACGAGGCCCGTGGAATCTCAATCATAGTACCTACCGTGTAACGGATGCGCGTCTTGGCCTTCTTGAGCACCTCCTCGGCAACGCGCACGGTGTTTTCCCTCATGATGGCCATCTCGCCCAAAGTCCCGGTGAGAGGTATCATAATTTCCGGCCGGACCCGGCGCCCCTTTTTCTTGAGCTTCAGAGCCGCCTCCATGATTGCCCGGACCTGCATGTCATAGATGGCGGGGAATGTGATACCGAGGCGACAGCCCCGATGGCCCAGCATGGGGTTGAACTCGTGATGAGACTCCACCGCGTGAAGGTAATTTTCCAGCTGCTCTATTCGCTTTTTACGAATAGCTTTACGTGACTTTTCTTTATAAAGCTCTTCAAGTAAATCCTCCCGGCGGGGCAAAAACTCGTGGAGGGGAGGGTCGAGGAGGCGTATGACCACAGGGCGGCCTTTCATTACGGTGAAAATGCCCTCGAAGTCCTTGCGCTGCATGGGCAAAAGCTTTTTCAGAATAGCGGCCCGCTCTTGGCCATTCTCCGCCAAAATCATCTGGCGCACCAGGGGCAAACGCTCGTCAGTGAAGAACATGTGCTCGGTGCGGGCGAGGCCGATGCCTTGGGCGCCGAAACGCAGGGCCGTCCCGGCATCCTTCGGGGTGTCGGCGTTGGCCCACACCTCCAGATGGCGGACCTTGTCGGCCCACTTCATGAACGTCTCAAAATCTCTGCTCAAGGTGGGCTCAATGAGAGGAACCTTGCCGAGGATAATGTCCCCGGTGGCGCCGTTAATGGAGATCCAATCGCCCTCCTTTACCTCATAGCCGTTGACCCGCATCCGGCCCTTTTTCTCGTCCACTTTGAGAGCGCTGCAGCCCACGACGACGCACTTGCCCATGCTCCGGCCGACCACGGCCGCGTGGCTTGTCAGTCCGCCGGTTGCCGTCAGAATGCCCTGGGAGGCGGCCATGCCCCCCACATCCTCGGGCGAGGTCTCGTTCCGGACCAGAATGACTTTTTTCCCATGGGCCCCCCACGCTCCGGCCTTACGGGAGCTAAAGGCGACCTGCCCGACGGCCGCCCCTGAGGAGCCGGGCAGACCACGGGCAACCGGTGTATAGGTGGCCTCTGGGTCGAACATAGGATGCAGCAGCTGGTCGAGCTGCTGAGGGTCGATGCGCATCAAGGCCTCTCGCTCGTCGATTAAGCCTTCTTTGACCATGTCCACGGCAATCTTGATGGCGGCTTGGGCCGTGCGCTTTCCCGTCCGGGTCTGGAGCAGATGGAGCTCGCCCTCCTGGATGGTGAACTCGATATCCTGCATATCTTTATAGTGGCGCTCCAGGCGGCCGTGAATATCCTCCAGTTGGTTGTACACTTTGGGCATCTGGCGTTTCAATTTGCTAATAGGCAGGGGGGTTCGAATCCCGGCGACGACATCCTCGCCCTGGGAGTTGATAAGATACTCCCCGTAGAAGCGATTTGCCCCCGTGGCCGGGTCTCTCGTGAACGCCACACCGGAGCCGGAGGTCTTTCCCAGGTTTCCAAAGACCATGGCTTGAACGTTGACGCCGGTCCCCCATTCTTCAGGAATATTGTTAAGGCGCCGATATGTGACGGCTCGGGGATTATCCCAAGACTCGAAGACGGCATTGATGGCCATCTTTAACTGCTCTAAGGGATTTTTGGGGAAAGTCTTGTTATTAAAGCTTTTGACCAAGGCCTCATAGCTGAAGGAAACCTCCTTGAGGTCCTCGGCCGTAAGCTCCGTATCAAGGGTGACGCCCCTCTCCTGCTTCTTGGCAGAGATTATGTCCTCGAAATGGTGGTGGGCGATATCCATCACCACCACGGCGAACATATTAATGAGGCGGCGGAAGCTATCGTAGGCGAAGCGGGGATTGGCGCTCCGTCGGGCTAAGCCGTCCACCGTGGCGTTATTGAGCCCGATGTTGAGCACCGTATCCATCATTCCGGGCATCGAGACCCGGGCGCCAGAGCGCACAGACAGCAGCAAGGGGTTATCGGGATCGCCGAATCGTTGCTTCGTGACGCGCTCCAGCCGGGCTAAGGCCTTTTCAACCTGATCCCACATCCCGCCAGGGGCCTTCTTATGGCGATGGTAGTGGACACACGCCTCGGTGGTTATGGTATACCCAGGGGGGACGGGAATGCCCAGATTGGCCATCTCGGCCAAATTGGCCCCCTTCCCCCCCAGGAGATTTTTCATCCCTGCATTTCCTTCGGTTTTGCCCGCCCCGAAGAAATAGATATACTTTGCTTGGCCCATCAACATGCTCCCAACGAGCCCTCGAGCAGCTCCTGATATCTCCTATCGGTTGTTGAGTAAAGAAGGTTTCGCGCTGTTGAATGCAGTGACCGCTCCCCCGACCGATTCTAATGAGCTAGTGAACCGGGCAATTTTG from Nitrospinota bacterium encodes:
- a CDS encoding bifunctional 3,4-dihydroxy-2-butanone-4-phosphate synthase/GTP cyclohydrolase II yields the protein MSFRPIEEILEDIRLGKIIILVDDEDRENEGDLVIAAEKVTPDAINFAIKNGGGLICLALTPGRVEELKLPQMVDDNSAHFHTAFTVSISAREGVTTGISAYDRYRTILTAIDLGASPQDLTRPGHVFPLRARNGGVLVRSGHTEGAVDLARLAGLFPAGVICEILNEDGTMARVPELERFAEEHDLKMCSVKDLIAYRMRTESFVSVAARTTIPTDLGDFNAVAYKNTIHDQTHLALIRGEIDIERPVLVRLHSQCLTGDVFGSHRCDCGEQLQAALRMISEAGSGVLLYLQQEGRGIGLLNKLKAYELQDEGLDTVEANETLGFKDDLRDYGIGAQILVDLGLKKIRLLTNNPRKIVGLAGYGLEVVEREPLVMAPRDTNVRYLAAKRSKLGHLIENL
- a CDS encoding riboflavin synthase; this encodes MFTGLIEEQGAIEAITRRDDGVRFVVSTGVLAKELEVGQSLAVDGVCLTAVEVSETNVALDLSAETLRRTTLGYKKVGGRCNLELPMRLGARLGGHLVTAHIDGVGVISDIRPEANSLWVTIEAPQEVMRYIVPKGSVAVDGVSLTVAAHTESSFSVALIPHTEEVTTLGAAKVGKAVNIEADIIGKYVERFVAERFSDEVSGSTGITKDFLVQHGFAE
- the ribD gene encoding bifunctional diaminohydroxyphosphoribosylaminopyrimidine deaminase/5-amino-6-(5-phosphoribosylamino)uracil reductase RibD — encoded protein: MMREEHEKWMRRALELAQRGRGRTSPNPMVGALLLKEGRIVGEGFHARAGEPHAEANALSAAGSDAAGATLYVTLEPCVQYGRTPPCVDAILEAGVARVIIGTRDVNPQVAGRGVRSLVDAGVPVEAGILEEECRRLNEAYVTWMTERRPFVILKAAVSLDGKIATYRGDSRWISTEASRRRTHALRNEVDAVMVGAETVVRDDPELTVRLLEGDVRNPLRVVVDSALRIPPTSRLLTERPEVKTLVATTAKAPMERREAVEALGREVLVLPERDGRVDMPALMEKLAEREVLNLLLEGGGQLNASMLEAGLVDRLHVVIAPMLIGGREAPTLLDGLGAGSIKEAWRLKDLRIEEVEGDLHVEASVVKRR
- a CDS encoding NUDIX hydrolase encodes the protein MSREYPAHPMVGVGAIIFDQGRRRVLLVKRGREPAQGRWSFPGGLVEVGESLGEALQREIREETGLTVEVGPLVEVVDRVIYDDAERVRYHYILVDYLCTALPDEPLGASDVDEARWFEIEQLEGLEMTEGAVEVIAKALEIDRREAEGR
- a CDS encoding pyruvate, phosphate dikinase, which encodes MGQAKYIYFFGAGKTEGNAGMKNLLGGKGANLAEMANLGIPVPPGYTITTEACVHYHRHKKAPGGMWDQVEKALARLERVTKQRFGDPDNPLLLSVRSGARVSMPGMMDTVLNIGLNNATVDGLARRSANPRFAYDSFRRLINMFAVVVMDIAHHHFEDIISAKKQERGVTLDTELTAEDLKEVSFSYEALVKSFNNKTFPKNPLEQLKMAINAVFESWDNPRAVTYRRLNNIPEEWGTGVNVQAMVFGNLGKTSGSGVAFTRDPATGANRFYGEYLINSQGEDVVAGIRTPLPISKLKRQMPKVYNQLEDIHGRLERHYKDMQDIEFTIQEGELHLLQTRTGKRTAQAAIKIAVDMVKEGLIDEREALMRIDPQQLDQLLHPMFDPEATYTPVARGLPGSSGAAVGQVAFSSRKAGAWGAHGKKVILVRNETSPEDVGGMAASQGILTATGGLTSHAAVVGRSMGKCVVVGCSALKVDEKKGRMRVNGYEVKEGDWISINGATGDIILGKVPLIEPTLSRDFETFMKWADKVRHLEVWANADTPKDAGTALRFGAQGIGLARTEHMFFTDERLPLVRQMILAENGQERAAILKKLLPMQRKDFEGIFTVMKGRPVVIRLLDPPLHEFLPRREDLLEELYKEKSRKAIRKKRIEQLENYLHAVESHHEFNPMLGHRGCRLGITFPAIYDMQVRAIMEAALKLKKKGRRVRPEIMIPLTGTLGEMAIMRENTVRVAEEVLKKAKTRIRYTVGTMIEIPRASLIADKIAEYADFFSFGTNDMTQMMFGYSRDDIGKFLPFYVEQGILEADPFSTIDVEGVGEMIEIGVRRGRSARPDLKIGICGEHGGEPASIEFCHKVGLNYVSCSPYRIPVARLAAAQAAIKASR